In one Fusarium keratoplasticum isolate Fu6.1 chromosome 5, whole genome shotgun sequence genomic region, the following are encoded:
- a CDS encoding Ribosomal protein L19 — protein MSKVDSSDSGASSDLDIAAAKKALASSSTAIRIAQLRTIEEKLTQKCAQARSCRVTSSDQPTNPSSVALDPSSIPRLLQLFFGTYAFYADRESRLSVQRCLVALVSAGVDPKTISPLIAAIRKESQKHGIAPTSAFVLVEWCSLFMQHLDASLWDQFATDILLTDADALDRCHQLVSRKSVVHSAVIVTRRGLRKLLSNPDSSEKRLSDAVNVLATKGAQSTPRNAILLGIIAGVSARKEHLRPVLDSLKPKYYEFFSRELIGSRTAVSEHLILGFADFFTSFATLDEVSKELIPALEKGLLRAPEVILGGVLTPLVRSLPESFDLSKVLEQKLLKPILSNVKSTNAAIRAGALDAFRALVNRCNDDASLEKITNEIATPLKSGKLASPDQRILHAQMLEFVPLSKSSADKIVNAVSVVAGKEGNEGALAAETLALARAVAFILDNEGEIPKAVLDPIAKGLADKKAPSRKCWLLRVGYILQTLAEAQSASPGMSAFVEAVIPKIITTFNEVTANAATAAQNGLIVGAYILTAVTPHVRRLFPDSPADSALVKASVVKHSLSLDPKPSFLLNHRIYSKVTAEEDLRWLARALTSAFESLEQDADNQVALAWSEAIIHQIAAHNVPPSIQQETSKALSGLYIRNPKRVSTLIINGLWDHLEHSGSRDRDHSIDPHNLVHVVKAICLTPKDLEKSGQSIAKEDLESQANSLLVLARSELIPRANWIDLCLRMELDPGELVQKYQSELLEEIDNKTSFDQKSDVVKKAAYNAAADLAFVAPDTIIPRLLEVISRDLAVEQLHDVGPVEAAIFRTPEGTCFVDVLAKKAQQVVNKNNKDYDILKWEEELRSQLEKKKGQQKKLTADETAKVNAQLKKESQIRQSLREVEARLLRGIGIIKSLATGPPTDATQWLGTAVSLLIGVMDAGANMITGDVAPLAYITCSEKVSERLGSMRPFIGVAALRLRDVSLEENYQEEPLEDLITRVLYRLRFAGEQRPFDSVSLIYALPLVLDVLRKGGVGSTADDADAQLVLAIEFLSFHTDICVDEAVPRAEVLSVLISSMQAYTQHYKLIKDCFADMCRCIAPNMNREEMIVLAKGALVPETRVRSTVLQSISAEVDMSELGYSDEIWLACHDDEDENQDLGREIWEESGFEVTAEVPLKMLPFVESKDAQLRRAAARATSEAAGLHNESLEAVISQLESTYKELAKPRVQQLDEFGMPKKMDLSDPWEGRHGIATAFKELAPVIKTDQLDAFFDFLIDNGPLGDKHSSVRSEMLDASIRAIEIHGKGILDHLMAKFEQTLEQPDKNSEAADRVNEAVIIMYGALARHLTPGDPKIPTVIDRLVATLSTPSETVQYAIAECLPPLIRACPDQSSKYFGQIMEQLLSSKKYAVQRGSAYGLAGLVMGRGISSLREYRILSTLTDAMENKKEANQREAALLAYELLSTLLGRLFEPYVIQIVPQLLTGFGDSNANVRDACLAAAKACFGKLSSYGVKQIMPTLLEGLEEQQWRSKKGACDLLGAMAYLDPQQLANSLPDIIPPLTGVLNDSHKEVRAAANRSLKRFGEVINNPEIKSLVDIILKALSDPTKYTDEALDSLIKVQFVHYLDAPSLALVTRILQRGLGDRSNTKRKAAQVIGSLAHLTEKKDVVMHLPVLVAGLKVAVVDPVPTTRATASRALGSLVEKLGEDTLPDLIPGLMQTLKSDTGAGDRLGSAQALSEVLAGLGTSRLEETLPTILQNVESSKPAVREGFMSLFIFLPVCFGNSFSSYLGRIVPPILAGLADDVESIRETALRAGRLLVKNFAVRAVDLLLPELERGLADDSYRIRLSSVELVGDLLFNLTGIKAGTEADDEIDENAKEAGASLKESLGEEKRNKILSALYVCRCDTAGAVRSAAISVWKVLVHSPRTLKELVPTLTQLLIRRLGSSNMEHKVIASNALGELIRKAGDGVLASLLPTLEEGLQTSTDVDAKQGICLALRELISSASPEALEDHEKTLISVVRTALTDSDEDVREAAAEAFDSLQQIFGKRAVDQVLPFLLNLLRSEDEADNALSALLTLLTETTRSNIILPNLIPTLTTPPISAFDAKALASLSKVAGPAMNRRLPNIINSLMDNEINCKEEDLREELATSFDTVIQSIDEYDGLNTVMNVLLQLLKHEDHRRRAATARHLGNFFSAASVDYSRYNQDIIRSLLNSFDDADQDVVKSSWAALSGFTKKLRKEEMESLVISTRQTLQRVGVAGANLRGFELPKGINAVLPIFLQGLMNGTAEQRVQAALGIADIVDRTSEASLKPFVTQITGPLIRVVSERATEVKSAILLTLNNLLEKMPMALKPFLPQLQRTFAKSLADTSSETLRTRAAKALGTLIKYTPRIDPLIAELVTGSKTADPGVKTAMLKALYEVISKAGANMGEASRAAVLSLIDMDTDERDDTMTITNAKLLGALIKNVPEEAASGLLKNRVVTSHFSPSSVLALNAVLVESPEALLQNSLIDELPELLCQGIANKNVFVADNCILATGKYLLSDAPKTYETTKGIFEALASIIQPGNATDSRRLALVVVRTVSRNDMEMVRPHVALLAQPIFASVRDPVIPVKLAAEAAFVELFSVADEESRIFDKFMAGSGAELPANTKRSMGDYFKRVAMRLGSQARERREAEGGQGGLGLSNDEAEDEKEIWSVGKVDVGSETFSLHPTSIEDRPPLTTIKMVNLRTQKRLASSVIGCGQRKIWLDPNEQSEISNANSRQTIRKLIADGLIIRKPVTQHSRSRARELNLARREGRHRGYGKRKGTADARMPSQVLWMRRLRVLRRLLVKYRASGKIDKHLYHELYHSSKGNTFKHKRALVEHIHRAKAEKQREKALQEEMDAKRAKNKAARERKQERAAAKRNALLAEE, from the exons ATGTCTAAAGTTGACTCCTCCGACTCTGGCGCCTCGTCCGACCTGGAcattgccgccgccaagaaggcgcTGGCTTCGTCCTCGACCGCGATCCGAATAGCTCAACTGCGCACAATCGAAGAGAAGCTTACCCAGAAATGTGCGCAAGCCCGGTCCTGTCGTGTGACGAGCTCCGATCAGCCAACTAACCCTTCTTCTGTAGCCCTCGACCCCTCCTCGATTCCCCGTCTTCTCCAGCTATTTTTTGGAACATACGCCTTCTATGCCGATAGAGAGTCTCGTCTTTCTGTTCAAAGATGCCTTGTTGCCCTGGTTTCGGCCGGTGTTGACCCCAAGACAATCTCCCCActcatcgccgccatccGCAAGGAAAGCCAGAAGCATGGCATTGCTCCTACAAGCGCGTTCGTCTTGGTAGAATGGTGCAGTCTGTTCATGCAGCATCTCGATGCCTCACTGTGGGACCAATTCGCCACAGATATCCTCCTGACCGACGCCGATGCCTTGGACAGGTGTCACCAGCTAGTTTCCAGGAAATCCGTTGTTCACTCTGCGGTCATTGTCACAAGAAGAGGCTTGAGGAAGCTTTTGTCTAACCCTGATTCCAGTGAGAAACGGCTATCTGATGCTGTCAACGTTCTTGCTACGAAGGGAGCTCAGTCTACCCCAAGGAATGCCATCTTGCTGGGTATTATTGCTGGGGTCTCTGCTCGGAAGGAGCACCTTCGCCCTGTTCTCGATTCTCTCAAGCCAAAGTATTATGAGTTCTTCTCCAGAGAGCTCATTGGCTCTCGGACTGCCGTCTCGGAGCACTTGATTCTAGGGTTTGCCGACTTCTTCACTTCTTTTGCAACACTCGACGAGGTTTCAAAAGAACTTATCCCGGCCCTCGAAAAAGGCCTTCTGCGAGCTCCCGAAGTTATCCTTGGCGGGGTTCTTACACCGCTCGTTCGCAGTCTCCCCGAGAGCTTTGACCTCTCCAAGGTGCTTGAGCAAAAACTGCTGAAGCCCATCTTATCGAACGTCAAGTCAACCAATGCAGCGATTCGCGCTGGTGCTTTGGATGCTTTCCGGGCCCTCGTGAATAGGTGCAATGATGACGCATCCTTAGAGAAGATCACCAACGAGATTGCGACCCCCCTGAAGTCGGGGAAGCTCGCATCCCCAGATCAACGCATACTGCATGCGCAAATGCTTGAGTTTGTCCCGCTCTCAAAGTCAAGCGCTGATAAAATTGTCAATGCTGTGTCCGTTGTTGCTGGCAAAGAAGGAAATGAGGGTGCATTGGCGGCAGAGaccttggctctggcaaggGCCGTGGCTTTTATTCTCGATAACGAGGGCGAGATACCCAAGGCTGTTCTGGACCCCATTGCCAAAGGCCTGGCGGATAAGAAGGCTCCTTCTCGAAAGTGCTGGCTTCTCCGTGTGGGTTATATCCTGCAGACCCTTGCCGAGGCTCAATCCGCATCTCCTGGAATGTCCGCCTTCGTTGAGGCTGTGATACCAAAGATAATCACAACCTTCAACGAGGTCACTGCAAATGCAGCTACTGCTGCGCAGAATGGCCTCATTGTCGGTGCTTACATTCTAACAGCCGTAACTCCTCATGTCCGGCGCTTGTTCCCCGATTCGCCTGCCGACTCGGCTTTGGTTAAAGCTTCCGTGGTTAAGCATTCTCTCTCCCTGGACCCGAAGCCTTCATTCTTGCTCAATCACCGAATCTACTCTAAAGTCACGGCCGAAGAGGACCTTAGATGGCTTGCGCGTGCTTTGACCTCGGCCTTTGAGAGCCTCGAACAGGATGCAGACAACCAAGTCGCACTTGCATGGTCCGAGGCCATCATTCATCAAATCGCCGCCCACAATGTTCCTCCATCGATCCAACAAGAGACCTCCAAGGCCCTTTCCGGCCTCTACATTCGAAACCCGAAGCGGGTCTCGACACTTATCATCAATGGACTTTGGGATCATCTGGAGCATTCTGGGTCTCGTGACAGGGATCATTCGATCGATCCTCACAACTTGGTCCATGTTGTGAAGGCCATCTGCTTGACCCCGAAGGACTTGGAAAAGTCTGGTCAAAGCATTGCCAAAGAAGACCTTGAGTCTCAGGCAAACAGTCTTCTGGTGCTAGCACGCTCAGAGTTGATTCCAAGAGCGAACTGGATTGACCTGTGTCTCCGCATGGAACTGGACCCTGGAGAACTTGTTCAGAAGTACCAGAGTGAGCtcttggaggagattgacaaCAAGACCTCTTTTGACCAAAAG TCGGACGTTGTCAAGAAAGCTGCATACAACGCGGCAGCCGACCTGGCCTTCGTTGCACCTGACACAATCATTCCACGTCTGTTGGAGGTCATTAGTCGAGATCTTGCTGTCGAACAGCTCCATGATGTCGGCCCTGTCGAAGCGGCTATCTTCAGAACACCCGAGGGCACCTGCTTTGTCGACGTgcttgccaagaaggcccagcAAGTTGtgaacaagaacaacaaaGACTACGATATCCTCAAATGGGAAGAAGAACTCCGAAGCCaacttgagaagaagaagggtcagcagaagaagctcacTGCTGATGAAACTGCCAAGGTCAATGCacagctcaagaaggagagccaAATCCGACAATCGCTCCGCGAAGTTGAGGCACGGCTTTTGCGTGGTatcggcatcatcaagagcctgGCAACCGGCCCTCCGACGGATGCGACCCAATGGCTCGGTACTGCGGTTTCACTGCTCATTGGTGTCATGGATGCAGGTGCCAACATGATCACTGGTGATGTAGCCCCCCTGGCATACATCACTTGCTCCGAGAAGGTCTCCGAGCGACTTGGCTCAATGAGACCCTTTATCGGAGTGGCAGCCTTGAGACTTCGAGATGTGTCACTGGAAGAAAACTACCAGGAAGAACCTCTCGAGGACTTGATTACAAGAGTGCTGTATCGTTTGCGATTTGCCGGTGAGCAACGACCATTCGACTCCGTGTCACTCATCTATGCCTTGCCGCTGGTCTTGGATGTCCTTCGCAAAGGAGGAGTTGGCAGCACAGCcgatgatgcagatgccCAGCTTGTTTTGGCTATTGAATTCCTGTCATTCCACACAGACATTTGTGTCGATGAAGCCGTCCCCCGAGCTGAGGTCCTGTCAGTCCTCATCAGCTCCATGCAGGCATACACGCAACATtacaagctcatcaaggacTGCTTTGCTGACATGTGTCGATGCATCGCACCGAACATGAACCGCGAGGAGATGATCGTCTTAGCTAAGGGCGCATTGGTGCCCGAAACTCGTGTCCGATCGACCGTCTTACAATCCATCAGTGCCGAAGTTGATATGAGCGAGCTTGGGTACTCTGACGAGATTTGGCTTGCCTGccacgacgatgaggacgaaaACCAAGATTTGGGCCGTGAGATCTGGGAAGAGAGTGGTTTCGAGGTCACAGCTGAGGTCCCACTAAAGATGTTGCCCTTCGTTGAAAGCAAGGATGCTCAGCTACGTCGTGCCGCTGCCCGAGCCACGTCTGAAGCCGCGGGCCTGCACAACGAGTCCCTGGAGGCTGTGATCTCACAATTGGAATCCACCTACAAGGAACTTGCAAAGCCTCGAGTTCAACAACTCGACGAGTTCGGAATGCCCAAAAAGATGGACTTGTCTGACCCTTGGGAGGGCAGACATGGTATCGCGACTGCAttcaaggagcttgctcCAGTCATCAAGACTGATCAGTTGGATGCCTTCTTTGATTTCCTGATTGACAATGGCCCCCTGGGAGACAAGCACAGCTCAGTTCGAAGTGAGATGCTGGATGCCTCGATCCGTGCCATCGAAATCCACGGCAAAGGAATTCTCGATCATCTCATGGCCAAGTTTGAGCAAACCCTAGAGCAGCCAGACAAGAACAGCGAGGCCGCCGATCGCGTCAACgaggccgtcatcatcatgtacGGTGCGTTGGCTCGCCACCTGACTCCTGGCGACCCCAAGATCCCAACTGTCATTGACCGGCTCGTGGCAACTTTGAGTACGCCCTCCGAGACCGTGCAATATGCTATCGCCGAATGTCTACCTCCTCTCATCCGGGCCTGCCCCGACCAGTCATCGAAGTACTTTGGGCAAATCATGGAGCAACTACTCAGCTCCAAGAAGTACGCCGTTCAGCGTGGTTCTGCGTATGGTTTGGCTGGCCTTGTCATGGGCAGAGGAATCTCATCCCTCCGTGAATATCGCATTCTTTCGACCCTCACTGATGCGATGgagaacaagaaggaggcaaACCAGCGCGAAGCTGCACTGCTGGCATATGAGCTTCTATCAACACTACTTGGGCGTCTATTTGAGCCATACGTCATCCAGATTGTGCCCCAGCTGCTGACAGGCTTTGGTGACAGCAATGCCAATGTCAGAGATGCTTGTTTGGCAGCAGCAAAGGCATGCTTCGGAAAGTTGAGTTCTTACGGTGTCAAGCAGATCATGCCGACTCTCTTGGAAGGACTTGAGGAACAGCAGTGGAGGAGTAAGAAGGGCGCCTGTGATCTACTTGGTGCCATGGCGTACCTTGATCCTCAGCAGCTCGCCAACAGTCTGCCCGATATTATCCCTCCTCTTACTGGTGTACTGAACGACAGTCACAAGGAGGTCAGGGCCGCAGCAAACCGAAGCTTGAAGAGATTTGGTGAAGTCATCAACAACCCTGAAATCAAGAGCTTggtcgacatcatcctcaaggccctcaGCGACCCTACCAAGTACACTGACGAGGCTCTCGATTCCCTCATCAAGGTCCAGTTCGTCCACTACCTTGATGCACCATCTCTTGCACTGGTCACTCGTATCCTGCAGCGTGGTCTGGGCGACCGTTCCAACACCAAGCGCAAGGCAGCTCAGGTTATTGGCAGTCTGGCTCATTTgaccgagaagaaggacgtCGTTATGCACCTACCTGTGCTGGTGGCTGGCCTCAAGGTTGCTGTTGTCGACCCGGTTCCCACCACCCGAGCTACAGCGTCCAGAGCACTCGGTTCGttggttgagaagcttggcgaGGATACCCTACCCGATCTTATCCCCGGCCTGATGCAAACTCTCAAGTCCGACACTGGCGCCGGCGACCGACTGGGATCTGCCCAAGCTCTCAGCGAGGTCCTCGCTGGATTGGGAACATCAAGGTTGGAGGAGACTCTACCAACTATCCTTCAAAATGTCGAGTCCTCGAAGCCCGCCGTTCGCGAAGGTTTCATGTcactcttcatcttccttcCCGTCTGCTTTGGCAACAGTTTCTCGTCCTACCTCGGCCGTATTGTCCCGCCTATTCTCGCGGGTCTTGCTGACGACGTTGAGTCCATCCGCGAGACTGCTCTCCGCGCTGGTCGCCTGCTGGTGAAGAACTTTGCGGTGCGTGCCGTCGATCTCCTGCTCCCAGAGCTCGAGCGAGGTCTTGCAGATGACAGCTACAGAATCCGACTGAGCTCGGTTGAGCTTGTGGGTGATCTTCTGTTCAACCTCACAggcatcaaggctggcacagaggctgatgatgaaATTGACGAGAACGCCAAGGAAGCGGGTGCTTCTCTCAAGGAGTcccttggagaagagaagcgTAACAAGATTCTCTCTGCCCTGTATGTCTGCCGATGCGACACTGCTGGAGCTGTCCGGTCAGCCGCCATTTCGGTCTGGAAGGTCCTTGTGCACAGCCCGAGAACTCTCAAGGAGCTTGTGCCTACTCTCACACAACTTCTCATCAGGCGCCTGGGAAGCTCCAACATGGAGCACAAGGTCATTGCCAGCAACGCCCTTGGAGAGCTTATCCGCAAAGCAGGAGATGGTGTTCTGGCAAGTCTCCTTCCCACTTTGGAGGAAGGTCTTCAGACATCGACCGACGTCGATGCTAAGCAAGGTATCTGCCTTGCTCTGAGAGAATTGATCTCATCTGCTTCCCCTGAAGCGCTCGAAGATCATGAGAAGACACTCATCTCCGTCGTTCGCACAGCACTTACGGACTCTGATGAGGACGTCCGAGAGGCTGCTGCCGAAGCATTCGACTCTCTCCAGCAGATCTTTGGCAAGCGAGCTGTCGACCAAGTGCTTCCCTTCTTGCTTAACCTCCTTCGGTCGGAAGACGAGGCAGACAACGCTCTGTCGGCTCTCCTCACGCTGCTCACCGAGACAACACGATCAAACATCATCTTGCCCAACCTTATCCCCACGCTCACAACACCTCCCATCTCAGCATTCGATGCCAAGGCCCTGGCCTCTCTATCCAAGGTTGCTGGTCCTGCGATGAACAGGCGCCTGCCTAACATCATCAATTCGCTTATGGACAATGAGATCAACtgcaaggaggaggatctccGTGAAGAGCTGGCGACTTCCTTCGACACGGTTATCCAGTCCATTGATGAGTACGATGGCCTTAACACGGTCATGAACGTCCTTCTACAACTCCTCAAGCACGAGGATCACCGTCGGAGAGCAGCTACAGCCCGCCATCTGggcaacttcttctccgccGCCAGCGTGGATTACTCCCGGTACAACCAGGACATTATTCGATCACTACTCAACTCTTTCGATGATGCAGACCAGGATGTCGTCAAGTCCTCTTGGGCAGCACTCAGCGGATTTACCAAGAAGCTgcgcaaggaggagatggagtcgCTTGTCATCTCCACTCGCCAAACCCTCCAGCGTGTTGGTGTCGCGGGGGCGAACCTGCGTGGTTTCGAGCTGCCCAAGGGCATCAACGCTGTTCTTCCCATCTTCTTGCAGGGCTTGATGAACGGTACTGCAGAACAACGAGTCCAGGCTGCTCTGGGTATCGCCGATATTGTCGACAGAACCAGCGAGGCCTCGCTAAAGCCGTTCGTGACCCAGATTACTGGTCCTCTCATCCGAGTGGTTTCAGAACGCGCCACCGAAGTCAAGTCGGCCATTCTTCTCACTCTCAACAatctcctcgagaagatgccAATGGCACTCAAGCCTTTCTTGCCCCAACTTCAGCGTACATTTGCCAAGTCTCTCGCTGATACGTCGAGCGAGACACTGAGGACAAGGGCTGCCAAGGCATTGGGTACCCTGATCAAGTACACTCCCCGTATCGATCCTCTGATTGCCGAACTTGTCACTGGATCGAAGACTGCCGATCCTGGTGTCAAGACTGCAATGCTCAAGGCCTTGTACGAGGTCATCAGCAAGGCCGGTGCCAACATGGGAGAAGCGTCCCGAGCGGCTGTGTTGTCCCTGATCGACATGGACACAGACGAGAGAGACGATACCATGACTATCACCAACGCCAAGCTGTTGGGTGCCCTCATCAAGAACGTTCCTGAAGAAGCCGCCTCGGGTCTGCTCAAGAACCGTGTGGTTACCTCACACTTCAGCCCCTCGTCTGTGCTTGCTCTGAATGCCGTCCTTGTTGAATCCCCAGAAGCTCTGCTCCAAAACTCGTTGATCGACGAACTGCCCGAACTCCTGTGCCAGGGCATCGCAAACAAGAAC GTTTTTGTGGCAGACAACTGCATCCTAGCTACAGGCAAGTATCTACTCTCAGATGCGCCCAAGACCTATGAGACTACCAAGGGAATCTTTGAGGCCCTTGCGTCCATCATCCAGCCAGGCAATGCGACCGACTCTCGTCGACTTGCGCTGGTGGTTGTTCGCACGGTGAGCCGCAACGATATGGAAATGGTCCGACCCCACGTGGCCCTCCTGGCACAGCCCATCTTTGCAAGTGTTAGAGACCCTGTTATCCCCGTCAAGttggcggcggaggcggcatTTGTGGAGCTGTTCAGCGTGGCAGACGAGGAGAGCCGCATCTTTGACAAGTTCATGGCTGGGTCCGGAGCGGAGCTGCctgccaacaccaagagGAGCATGGGAGACTATTTCAAGCGTGTTGCCATGAGACTAGGCTCACAAGCTCGCGAGAGACGTGAGGCGGAAGGTGGACAGGGAGGACTTGGTCTATCAAACGACGAGGCAGAGGACGAAAAGGAGATTTGGAGTGTTGGAAAGGTCGATGTGGGAAGCGAGACGTTCTC TCTTCATCCAACATCCATCGAGGACCGGCCACCACTAACGACAATCAAGAT GGTCAATCTGCGAACTCAGAAGCGCCTGGCCTCGTCGGTCATCGGCTGCGGTCAGCGCAAGATCTGGCTCGACCCCAACGAGCAGAGCGAGATTTCCAACGCCAACTCTCGCCAGACCATCCGAAAGCTCATCGCCGATGGCCTCATCATCCGAAAGCCCGTCACCCAGCACTCGCGATCGCGCGCCCGCGAGCTGAACCTCGCCCGACGAGAGGGCCGACACCGTGGCTACGGTAAGCGCAAGGGTACTGCCGATGCCCGTATGCCCAGCCAGGTCCTCTGGATGCGCCGCCTCCGAGTCCTCCGCCGTCTTCTGGTCAAGTACCGTGCCAGcggcaagatcgacaagcACCTCTACCACGAGCTGTACCACAGCAGCAAGGGTAACACCTTCAAGCACAAGCGTGCCCTGGTTGAGCAC ATCCACCgtgccaaggccgagaagcagcGTGAGAAGGCTCTccaggaggagatggatgccaagcGTGCGAAGAACAAGGCTGCCCGCGAGCGCAAGCAGGAGCGTGCGGCGGCCAAGCGAAATGCTCTCCTTGCCGAGGAGTAA
- a CDS encoding Serine hydroxymethyltransferase — MSLAGVRGTSRVLRGIARPVAVTTTCTRASSSLSLESQQQLLSAHLGKADPTVFDIIEKEKKRQKHFINLIPSENFTSQAVLDALGSVMQNKYSEGYPGARYYGGNEFIDQSERLCQQRALETFGLDPKSWGVNVQALSGAPANLYVYSALLNTHDRLMGLDLPHGGHLSHGYQTPTKKISAVSKYFETVPYRLDESTGYIDYNKLEELATIYRPKIIVAGASAYSRLIDYQRMREICDKVNAYLLADVAHISGLIAAKAVPGPFSYADIVTTTSHKSLRGPRGALIFYRKGVRKQNPKTKEDILYDLEGPINNSVFPGHQGGPHNHTITALAVALKQAQTPEFQVYQTQVLKNAKAFARRLSEPKGNGGLGYTLVSGGTDNHLVLADLKPQGIDGSRVERVLELVGVAANKNTVPGDRSALVPGGLRMGTPAMTTRGFNEDDFVRVADVVDRAVAITSRIDKAARKAAEEKGEKNPGKLKNFMEYLGNGETQSEIVQLRSEVADWVGTYPLPWDSS; from the exons ATGTCTCTTGCTGGCGTGAGAGGTACCTCGCGTGTCCTGCGCGGCATCGCGAGGCCTGTTGCAGTTACCACAACGTGCACGCGAGCGTCGTCCTCCTTGAGTCTCGAGAGTCAGCAACAG CTACTCTCAGCCCACCTGGGCAAGGCTGACCCCACCGTCTTCGACATCATCGAAAAG GAGAAGAAACGCCAGAAGCACTTCATCAACCTTATCCCCTCTGAGAACTTCACGTCCCAAGCTGTTCTCGATGCTCTTGGCAGTGTAATGCAAA ACAAATATTCGGAAGGCTATCCAGGTGCTCGATACTATGGCGGCAACGAGTTCATTGACCAATCCGAACGTCTATGTCAACAGCGCGCTCTCGAAACATTCGGCCTTGATCCCAAATCATGGGGTGTGAATGTCCAAG CTCTCTCCGGTGCTCCCGCAAACCTCTACGTCTACTCCGCCTTGTTGAACACCCACGATCGATTGATGGGCCTTGACCTACCTCATGGTGGCCATCTATCCCATGGCTATCAGACACCAACCAAGAAGATTTCTGCTGTTTCAAAATACTTCGAGACGGTGCCCTATCGGTTGGACGAGTCGACTGGATACATCGACTACAACAAGCTTGAAGAACTAGCAACCATCTACCGACCCAAGATTATCGTGGCTGGCGCAAGTGCCTATAGCCGATTGATCGATTATCAGCGCATGCGAGAAATCTGCGATAAAGTCAACGCCTACCTACTCGCCGATGTCGCCCATATCTCCGGCCTAATAGCAGCCAAGGCTGTCCCAGGCCCTTTCTCTTACGCAGATATTGTCACAACCACCAGCCACAAGAGCTTACGAGGTCCCCGAGGAGCCCTGATCTTCTACCGGAAAGGAGTCCGGAAACAAaaccccaagaccaaggaagacATCCTTTACGACCTCGAGGGCCCCATCAACAACTCCGTATTCCCCGGTCACCAAGGTGGCCCTCACAACCACACTATCACAGCCCTCGCCGTGGCTTTGAAGCAGGCGCAAACCCCCGAATTCCAGGTGTACCAGACCCAGGTACTAAAGAACGCAAAGGCCTTTGCCCGGCGATTGAGCGAGCCCAAGGGCAATGGTGGTCTAGGCTACACGCTTGTCAGTGGAGGCACTGATAACCACTTGGTCTTGGCCGACCTTAAGCCCCAGGGCATTGATGGCAGTCGAGTTGAGCGTGTGCTAGAGTTGGTCGGTGTTgctgccaacaagaacaCTGTCCCAGGAGATCGGTCAGCGTTGGTCCCTGGTGGCCTCCGCATGGGCACGCCAGCTATGACCACTCGCGGCTTCAACGAGGATGACTTTGTCCGTGTTGCGGATGTCGTGGATCGTGCCGTCGCCATCACCTCTCGGATTGATAAGGCGGCCCGAAAggcggcagaggagaagggtgagaAGAACCCAGGCAAGCTAAAGAACTTCATGGAGTATCTCGGCAACGGCGAGACGCAGTCCGAGATTGTGCAGCTACGGAGCGAGGTTGCAGACTGGGTCGGCACATACCCCCTGCCTTGGGAttcatcttga
- a CDS encoding Transcription initiation factor TFIID subunit 8: MTPKRSLSPADEEQPDPKRPRVHDEHHEDTNTDETGPRAIGSVIPNPHYQARAGLQRSIAMVLKHDGFDSASPEALESFTAMVETYLEGMIDAAKSLALAARREHPIATDFEHALRRHNISISSLKPHLRPPIPKKQIVPSFADVLPEDQDAYATLPLLGEELSGQPDKDEKDYVPSSFPDFPSKHTYKFTPQEDSNIRDPKRIREDAARTAQQGEDALRRLVRASKMRKQKEVKLLVERDVHGKERFRLWESTMKRFMAAEGQGEHTDQMEIADHSMIVNGEALFSRKEVPRAGKRSTALASKKAL; the protein is encoded by the exons ATGACGCCAAAGCGAAGCCTCTCTCCagccgacgaggagcaaCCCGATCCAAAACGGCCCCGGGTTCACGATGAACATCACGAAGACACAAACACCGATGAGACGGGGCCACGAGCAATCGGATCCGTGATACCGAACCCGCACTACCAGGCCCGAGCTGGGCTCCAACGCTCGATCGCCATGGTTCTCAAGCATGACGGCTTTGACTCAGCAAGCCCTGAGGCGCTGGAGAGCTTCACCGCAATGGTGGAGACAT ATCTCGAGGGCATGATCGATGCTGCCAAAAGTCTCGCCCTGGCTGCACGTCGCGAACACCCCATCGCAACCGACTTCGAACACGCGCTACGACGGCACAATATCAGTATTTCATCATTAAAGCCTCACCTGAGGCCGCCGATCCCCAAAAAGCAAATCGTTCCCAGCTTTGCCGATGTGCTCCCTGAAGACCAAGACGCCTATGCCACACTACCGCTCCTAGGCGAAGAATTGAGCGGACAGCCGGACAAAGACGAGAAAGATTACGTTCCATCCTCGTTCCCAGATTTCCCCAGCAAACACACATACAAGTTTACGCCACAGGAAGATTCCAACATTCGCGACCCTAAGAGAATCCGGGAAGACGCCGCAAGGACAGCTCAGCAGGGTGAAGATGCACTCCGCCGCCTGGTACGAGCATCCAAAATGCGAAAACAAAAAGAAGTCAAGCTGCTGGTTGAGCGCGATGTTCATGGGAAGGAGCGGTTCCGTCTATGGGAATCAACAATGAAACGGTTCATGGCCGCGGAAGGTCAGGGGGAGCATACTGATCAGATGGAGATTGCGGACCACAGCATGATTGTCAACGGCGAGGCCCTTTTCTCTCGCAAAGAAGTTCCCAGAGCAGGGAAACGGTCGACTGCCTTGGCAAGCAAGAAGGCGTTGTAA